In the genome of Cryptomeria japonica chromosome 8, Sugi_1.0, whole genome shotgun sequence, one region contains:
- the LOC131061470 gene encoding pentatricopeptide repeat-containing protein At2g22070 — MCSDAKDLGKGKMAQTHMIKAGFDLPISALNCLIDMYAKCGNLEDARKVFDKMRKRNIFCWNIMISSYAKRGGMDFARKLFDEMTDRDCISWNAIISGYVTNENAEEALKLFQRMHKESRMMTEFSFASVVDACVDILGLEQGRQVHVCIIKYGLISNMILQNALVDMYAKCGNLEDARQVFDGMREQDLVSWTAMIAGYARQGRGKEALYMIGEMKLAGLKPNEATYASFFGACAECGRIEYARNMFDTLPERNVVLWNAMITGYRQNKHGLEVLRLFYQMQRAGIKADHVSFLCVLGACADLLDVSYGEQIHSNIIKSGFGSNVFVCCALMDMYMKCGRICDAQQLFQKLHAQNLVSYTTMIAGYAHNGFAENSLILFSQMQLNSIKPDATTFTGLVNACASLASLENGEQVHAHILKAGFEKSVFVRSSIVDMYSKCGNIQGAWQVFEEMPENNVVLWNAMIASHAHHGYGLRALQLFEKMQHKSVKPDSTTFIAVLSACSHAGLVDEGRFYFESMSQGHCIEPRIDHYMHMVDLLGRHGLFYEVEDLINRMPFKPDAAVWGALVGACKIHGNLELGARAALHLIELEPNTAVPYVLLSSIYAAGGRWEDVEKVRKLLKDRGIKKQPGCSWIVIKTKVNVFVT; from the coding sequence ATGTGTTCAGATGCCAAGGACCTTGGAAAGGGCAAGATGGCTCAAACCCATATGATAAAAGCTGGATTTGATCTACCAATCTCTGCATTGAATTGCCTCATTGATATGTATGCTAAATGTGGAAATTTGGAGGATGCAcgcaaagtgtttgacaaaatgcgcAAACGAAATATATTTTGTTGGAACATAATGATTTCAAGTTATGCCAAAAGAGGTGGTATGGATTTTGCACGCAAATTGTTTGACGAAATGACAGACAGAGATTGTATCTCCTGGAATGCTATAATTTCAGGCTATGTAACAAATGAGAATGCCGAGGAAGCGCTCAAGCTTTTTCAGCGGATGCATAAAGAAAGTAGAATGATGACGGAGTTTAGTTTCGCTAGCGTTGTTGATGCCTGTGTTGATATTTTGGGGTTAGAACAGGGTAGGCAGGTTCATGTATGCATTATCAAGTATGGATTGATTTCAAATATGATTTTACAAAATGCTCTGgttgatatgtatgcaaaatgtgggaaTTTGGAGGATGCACGCCAAGTGTTTGACGGAATGCGTGAACAAGATTTGGTTTCATGGAcggctatgattgcaggatatgcacgtCAAGGCCGTGGCAAGGAAGCTTTATATATGATCGGTGAAATGAAGCTAGCCGGTCTAAAGCCAAATGAGGCAACATATGCGAGTTTCTTCGGTGCTTGTGCGGAATGTGGCAGAATTGAGTATGCACGCAATATGTTTGACACATTGCCCGAAAGGAATGTAGTTTTATGGAACGCAATGATTACTGGATACAGGCAGAATAAGCATGGGTTGGAGGTGTTGcgattattttaccaaatgcaaAGGGCAGGCATTAAGGCAGACCATGTTAGCTTTCTTTGTGTTCTTGGTGCTTGTGCAGACCTACTAGATGTGAGTTATGGCGAGCagattcattccaacattattAAAAGTGGATTTGGATCAAATGTCTTTGTTTGCTGTGCACTTATGGATATGTATATGAAATGTGGTAGAATATGTGACGCGCAACAACTGTTTCAAAAATTGCACGCTCAAAATCTTGTCTCTTACACCACAATGATTGCAGGGTATGCTCACAATGGCTTTGCCGAGAATTCCCTTATATTGTTCTCTCAAATGCAATTGAATAGCATCAAACCAGATGCTACTACTTTCACTGGCCTTGTCAATGCTTGTGCCAGTCTTGCATCTCTGGAAAATGGGGAACAAGTGCATGCCCACATTCTGAAAGCTGGATTCGAGAAAAGTGTCTTTGTAAGGAGTTCAATTGTCGATATGTATTCTAAATGTGGAAACATACAGGGTGCATGGCAAGTATTTGAGGAAATGCCCGAGAACAATGTGGTtttatggaatgctatgattgcaagcCATGCCCACCATGGCTATGGCCTGAGGGCTCTGCAACTCTTTGAAAAAATGCAACATAAATCTGTTAAGCCAGATAGCACCACTTTTATCGCTGTGTTGTCTGCGTGTAGTCATGCTGGCTTAGTTGATGAAGGTCGTTTCTACTTCGAGTCTATGAGTCAAGGTCACTGTATAGAACCGAGAATAGATCATTATATGCACATGGTTGATCTTCTCGGCCGTCATGGACTTTTTTATGAAGTAGAGGACCTTATCAACAGAATGCCATTTAAACCTGATGCTGCCGTGTGGGGGGCTCTTGTGGGCGCGTGCAAAATTCATGGAAATTTAGAGCTAGGAGCACGTGCCGCATTGCACCTTATTGAATTGGAGCCAAATACTGCTGTACCATATGTTTTACTTTCAAGCATTTATGCTGCAGGTGGCAGGTGGGAAGATGTTGAAAAAGTGAGAAAACTTCTGAAAGACAGGGGAATTAAGAAGCAGCCAGGGTGTAGTTGGATTGTGATAAAGACCAAGGTTAATGTATTTGTGACATGA